One window of the Hoplias malabaricus isolate fHopMal1 chromosome Y, fHopMal1.hap1, whole genome shotgun sequence genome contains the following:
- the LOC136677712 gene encoding uncharacterized protein, giving the protein MDVTFALRRKEMIRDKPAISQVVHRWPALFTESQVYCEFTRVVGKNLKEQFFDALDEFSPRLMDLFRKKKGLAGQLLADLLRQTKTTEPADIRCLCLRGLPIILGDDPSTFFKTSFDVTDKDSYSQTSVGLLCVDQEHPQVNPSKVGIILEGTVVMDDLANLPQATCLLFGLIYALHLNYPKGMKNTFCFIQQLMLNLGSRELPPKIQTLRNQLAN; this is encoded by the exons ATGGATGTAACTTTTGCTCTTCGGAGAAAAGAAATGATCAGAGACAAGCCTGCCATCAGCCAAGTGGTACATCGCTGGCCAGCACTTTTTACAGAAAGCCAG gTATATTGCGAGTTCACCAGAGTGGTAGGAAAAAATCTCAAAGAACAGTTCTTTGATGCCCTTGACGAGTTCTCTCCAAGGCTGATGGACCTCTTCAGAAAGAAGAAAGGACTTGCTGGTCAGCTTTTGGCTGACCTTTTACGACAGACAAAG ACCACTGAGCCTGCAGACATCAGATGCCTTTGTCTTCGGGGCTTGCCAATCATCTTGGGGGATGATCCCTCTACCTTCTTCAAGACATCCTTT GATGTAACTGACAAGGACTCATACAGCCAAACTTCAGTGGGACTCCTCTGTGTTGATCAGGAACACCCTCAAGTAAACCCATCCAAAGTGGGGATCATCTTGGAAGGCACTGTGGTGATGGATGACCTGGCCAATTTACCCCAGGCCACCTGTCTTCTGTTTGGTCTCATCTATGCTCTTCACCTGAACTACCCTAAGGGcatgaaaaacactttctgctttATTCAGCAGCTAATGCTCAACCTGGGTAGTCGTGAACTGCCACCCAAAATTCAAACTTTAAGAAATCAGCTTGCTAACTGA